A genomic region of Thermoanaerobaculia bacterium contains the following coding sequences:
- the rpsF gene encoding 30S ribosomal protein S6 yields MRLYDIVVVLSPEIVPEQATALADGFKKILTDDAAQIKTEEIWGRRRLAYPIAKRREGIYYYWQVEAKAEAVAELERKLRLSDDVLRHLAVRADEELKRSVKLKKKREAKAAAKPKKAPAEPAAEPAEPAEA; encoded by the coding sequence ATGCGGCTTTACGACATCGTCGTGGTGCTGTCGCCGGAGATCGTTCCGGAGCAGGCCACCGCGCTCGCCGACGGGTTCAAGAAGATCTTGACCGACGACGCGGCGCAGATCAAAACCGAAGAGATCTGGGGGCGCCGCCGCCTCGCGTATCCGATCGCGAAGCGCCGGGAGGGCATCTACTACTACTGGCAGGTCGAGGCGAAGGCCGAGGCCGTCGCCGAGCTCGAGCGCAAGCTGCGGCTGTCCGACGACGTCCTGCGCCATCTCGCCGTCCGCGCCGACGAGGAGCTCAAGCGCTCGGTGAAGCTCAAGAAGAAGCGCGAGGCGAAAGCCGCGGCGAAACCGAAGAAGGCGCCGGCCGAGCCGGCCGCCGAGCCCGCCGAGCCGGCGGAGGCTTAG